Proteins from a genomic interval of Oceanispirochaeta crateris:
- a CDS encoding helix-turn-helix domain-containing protein: MFNALDLLLAMGLAWMVSGICLITLNRDHIVSAHSAIFLLCIFGLTILDNLFRPEILPDPILSGILILTRSSYFLIGPTLYLYTNNLLNQREKRQVEWLHYIPFAIMVIYKVLNPSALYPEDVTSGIPVGTVLDHILDLMAIVSRVLYSIFVIDMIRRHKSTVTDFYSSKTYRNTLSWLYYLVIFYLGLFLFNFIILLFPPSAHSFHQTTALIIRIFPALLFIFLYSLFAHNQSEIESYGDYLNRGKTKSEETREKYKSSNLSPRETHRIYEQLNFHINQNSLHTDPDLTLRTLSEKMGITTHHLSESINKESGNNFYGYINGLRIKEFLKAVKEDKFPSFTITGIALECGFKSITAFYTNFKKEMGMTPKEFIKGLEKNETSR, from the coding sequence ATGTTTAATGCTCTGGATTTATTACTAGCCATGGGGCTTGCCTGGATGGTATCTGGTATATGCTTAATCACCCTGAACAGGGACCATATTGTATCTGCCCATTCGGCCATTTTTTTGTTATGTATTTTTGGATTAACAATCCTGGACAATCTATTCCGTCCCGAAATACTGCCTGATCCAATATTGTCAGGAATTTTAATATTAACCCGCAGCAGTTATTTTCTGATTGGACCGACTCTCTATCTTTATACAAACAACCTTCTAAATCAGAGAGAGAAACGACAAGTGGAATGGTTACATTACATCCCTTTTGCAATAATGGTAATTTATAAAGTCCTGAATCCCTCCGCACTATATCCTGAAGATGTAACTTCAGGCATACCTGTGGGTACAGTTCTAGATCACATCCTGGATCTTATGGCGATTGTCTCGAGAGTTCTGTATAGCATTTTTGTAATCGATATGATCAGAAGACATAAATCTACTGTGACAGACTTTTATTCAAGTAAAACCTATAGAAATACTCTCTCATGGTTATATTATCTGGTGATCTTTTATTTGGGACTCTTTCTATTTAATTTCATTATTTTGCTTTTCCCCCCATCTGCTCATAGTTTTCACCAGACAACAGCTCTTATCATCCGGATTTTCCCGGCCCTACTCTTCATTTTTCTTTATTCACTCTTTGCTCACAATCAGTCTGAGATTGAAAGTTATGGTGATTATTTAAATAGGGGTAAGACAAAATCAGAGGAAACCAGGGAAAAGTACAAATCTTCCAATCTGTCTCCCAGGGAAACTCATCGAATATATGAACAACTCAATTTCCACATTAACCAAAATAGTTTGCATACTGATCCTGATCTTACCTTAAGGACACTCTCTGAAAAGATGGGGATAACGACTCATCATCTCTCGGAGTCGATCAACAAAGAGTCAGGGAATAATTTCTATGGCTACATTAATGGACTACGTATTAAAGAATTTCTCAAAGCTGTCAAGGAAGACAAATTCCCCTCTTTTACAATAACAGGTATCGCCCTGGAATGCGGATTTAAATCCATAACGGCTTTTTACACAAATTTCAAAAAAGAGATGGGCATGACTCCTAAGGAATTTATCAAAGGTTTAGAAAAGAATGAGACCTCCCGGTAG
- a CDS encoding BspA family leucine-rich repeat surface protein, which produces MSFKFSEAKEFNGDVSNWNVGSVKNMFKMFYKARDFNQDISNWTVDSVSNMSYMFALADSFNQDISTCAMDNADDLTGMFYDETSFNWDISSWRNHFSSDITHDSFTGGTCTLAEENHPYVDWFTENL; this is translated from the coding sequence ATGTCCTTTAAGTTCAGCGAAGCAAAAGAATTCAACGGTGATGTGTCCAATTGGAATGTCGGCAGTGTCAAGAATATGTTTAAGATGTTCTATAAAGCACGTGATTTTAATCAGGATATCAGTAATTGGACTGTGGATAGTGTTAGTAATATGAGCTATATGTTTGCTTTGGCAGACTCATTTAATCAGGATATTTCTACCTGTGCTATGGATAATGCGGATGATTTAACAGGGATGTTCTACGATGAGACTTCATTCAACTGGGATATATCATCATGGAGAAACCATTTTTCTTCAGATATTACCCATGATTCATTTACTGGTGGTACTTGTACTTTAGCTGAGGAAAATCATCCTTATGTAGATTGGTTTACAGAGAATTTATAG
- a CDS encoding BspA family leucine-rich repeat surface protein: MIYNSEDVTGVDTSGITDMSYLFVLRKTFNQDISGWDVSSVTDMSGIFDGVEYFFSV, from the coding sequence ATGATATATAACAGTGAAGATGTCACAGGTGTTGATACATCCGGAATAACAGACATGAGCTATCTGTTTGTCCTCAGAAAAACTTTCAACCAAGATATTTCAGGCTGGGATGTGAGTTCCGTAACAGATATGTCCGGAATATTTGACGGAGTAGAATATTTTTTCTCAGTGTAA
- a CDS encoding transposase: MTSQKRRKHDSAEKVKIALEAIKEDLSINEIASKYKLHPGQVRQWKKEFLDNAESAFKNDKDEKKHLIDLETEKNDLENLIGQQTIEINFLKKNLKRLNKE, from the coding sequence ATGACCAGTCAAAAAAGAAGAAAACACGATAGTGCTGAAAAAGTTAAAATTGCTCTTGAGGCGATTAAAGAGGATTTGTCAATAAATGAAATTGCCAGCAAATACAAATTGCATCCAGGTCAAGTGAGACAGTGGAAAAAAGAGTTTCTGGATAATGCTGAATCGGCCTTCAAGAATGATAAGGATGAAAAGAAACATCTTATAGATTTAGAGACAGAAAAAAATGATCTGGAAAATCTAATTGGACAACAAACCATTGAGATCAATTTCTTAAAAAAAAACTTGAAGCGTTTGAACAAAGAATGA